From the genome of Plectropomus leopardus isolate mb chromosome 4, YSFRI_Pleo_2.0, whole genome shotgun sequence:
CATACTTCAGGACGTTTTaatgggagccaaattatcctcagaggtctcttcctctccaaaatgaATGGACACATGGGttttaaatggataaaatcactgaataaagcagtttcacattacaaatcactgtttctatcgctgtttggcatgtcagagaaAGGACACTaacccagcacctgctaatatgtgctcacctttttctctctaataagataagatccagacattcaggagttTTTTATCGAGCACTGAAATTATCTACAGAGGtcacttcctctccaaaacaaattaaCCCACTGATTtcaactggtaaaaacactgaataaagcagtctcacgttaaaaaaatctgtatttttccGATACTGCTCACAGTTGTGGTGCTGATAACTACACAGCacaatgtgaaaacatgaataaaccAAGAgccaatgtttcatttttctattttaggctactggcggtgcaacatggcgatctctgtAGACAAGGACCCGCTCCCTGTGTGGATATACGCAACTCAATCTAAGGCAACGCAAAATTGCATACAGCAATAATTGtattcaggtgattatacagcaaagaaaacatacttaataCATTATATTCAGCCAATATAATACCTTAAagcctacacactggacctttataCTGATACCAGTCTTATATAAATCATATTCTTCAATTAATTTgtgttcaaacaaaaacatgaaaaatacacataaacgGAGCAATGGGGAAAGAATCACAACCATTTCACTGCTTTACAGTGTCGGTTTCATTTATATTTGTGGCTGGGACAGAGAaagtaatttcttattttattggTGACATCACTGTTACTTGTAGTGTTTAACAGTCAAAGTGCTCCATGCACAAAGAAGTCTGATTGATTTCTATGGTTGTTTTAAGAAAAGGTGTTAAAAATAGCACCAAAGAGTACCTACAATATGTATAATAAAACACCATCGCATGTGTTAAATTTGAGGAAGTGCCACACTTTGTTCTCAGCTACACTCAGCTGAATTCAGGTCAAGGAATGAACCAAATTTCAAAATCCAGAGCAGGACATGAGGCTGTTAAAGTGTGAACCCTgtccctcatcctcctcctcctcctcctcatcctcatgcTCCTcatgctcctgctgctgcttgaCCCATTTTGGATAGAAAAAgcaagagagaggaggaggagtgagagaAGGAAGAAGGGGAATGATTCAGCATGAACAAGCAAACACACTCAAATAGATGCACTGCTGTCCGGAGTCCACTGCCGTTAGCGGGACGACCAATACTACTGTTTGCATTGTTGTAATGGATGAAATCTAATTCCTCTTTCAGGCAGGaacagtctcttttttttttttttttttttacaagatacTGTAAGATAATGTGGCCTAATTTCTGCAGTAATTATACAATTAGACAGTAGATGTGCTGGACTTTGTCCTTTATTGCTCCTACCTGCCTGTTTGTGCTATTGTTTCtttatattgtacatttcttagattttaatgttgtatatttttatgtgtttgtatgtactTTGCTGAGTCTGAGCAATgccaaaaacaaatttccactgaggtggacaataaagtctctctatctatctctatCTTGGTCACAGGTTTATCTGTCATTAAAGCAGGCTGACATGCCAGAGAATAAATCAATTCGTGAAGGAGACGCTTAACTCTCGACATCCAGGTGAAAGGCCACCTGTGACAGCTGACAGGTCATGTGACCTTCCTCACATTAGACTGTCATGTCTGTCCTCATGTccaacatcaacacaaacactccACATGACATCTTATAATGTCAATCGCCCGTCCGTAACCTCTGAGTTTaaataaagcatttgtttttgatatTGATCCATGACAATAATAGGACTCACCCGCCAGACCTCCGCCTCCATCCCCGTGGCCCTTCCGCTTCTGGAGGATGAAATATGGATTTGCTCTCTCGGTGATCCATAATGCGCCCGCCAGTAACACATCTTCGGGACTGACCCACATAGTTCTCCTGGTTTTTAAGGGAACATTGAACAAAGAGGGCTGCTGACTGCTCCGATGTGTGATTGCAGCGATTACTGAATAATTAAACACCGATGCAGGCCTGATATTCTCCTCATCGACCCTTCAAATGTCCACTGTTAGATGTCCGAGCCAAAGTAAGACGCTCGTGCAAGTGTTGCTATAATTAAACCCGCCAGGCACGGACCGGATCGGATCGGCCTGCAATGTTGAGCTCCAAATTTCGCGCACACAGACCTTCTCTTGCAGCACCAGCCTCTTGTTCGCGGCACAGGCTCTTAGATAAATGAATTTCTCGGAGGTTTCTTAGGTTGCCTGGCTCGGTTTGCTGCCGCACACACAGCGCAGTGCTGGATCAGTCTTTGTTGTCCATGCTGCAAGGCAGGTGCGATCCCGTCACTGCCGATGTTTGCGTGACAGTTTGCGGTGAAAACCTCGTTGTAGCCGATCGAAATTGACAGTAAACAGTCTGTATGCTCTCCCAGCTGCGATGTCCGTCCGTGTACTGAAGCAGAGAGACGACACTTCAACAGCAAACCCGACGGCACAGCAGcagtcctctcctcctcctcctcctctccgctGTAATGCAGCCGCTGCCGCACGCACACTGAAGCCAGCGCGTCACTGACAGGCCACCGCGCGACGTCAAcgtgcaggaggaggaagcacatgatgaaataatgaatatattaatgagttttctttttgttgttgtttttttaaatcactataCAAAATACCATGCTAGCCTTCTTTTCGCTGACTATggttaaaacatgaataaactcAGGTTGTCTAGAGTGAATTAAGGGTGATTAAGACAGCTCTTGAATTTCCTCCCACTTTGAGCTTTCTtgccataattttttttaaaaaagagatacATTTCTGTGATACAAGGGATGTTAGCTATCCATGTAAGGAGAAAGCAGGTTATATCATATTCCAAGGAGTTGTAgcccaaaccttttttttgtaacacatTTTATCACCGATTCAGGCTCATGTACGAATATTTATTGCACAATTTATTTGATACTTTGATATAGTTTCACATGCACATTTTGCTTTTCTAGTTGAATGTTCCAATGCAGTTCTGAGTATGTGGTTTCACAGTTAtggctttgcaaaaaaaaaagacgataaAATACACCCTGTATAGTTATACTGTCTCATCTGAGCTTATATCGGTTATCCTTAATTCAAACTACATTTTCATTCTAACAATAATCTTGACTTTTGTGCGAGGTTAGGCTGCAACATCCCtaaaaattacctttttttgttaataaagatGACTAGATTGTTTACTTTTTGATGAACAGTGATCAAAGGTCCGGCCACTCTTTCCACTGATAACGCAATTCACCTTAAGGAGCTGTGGACTACTGTAAGTCTGTAAACATGTTGGAAACTCTTCAGATGTGAAACATGCAagttttcctctgttttgtttCCAGTAAGTCCTTTGAATAACCCCAGGGCCAGATAAACCTGGCTAACCTGCTCCTCCACCCCCAGTGCACACATATTTGTTCAACAAATTTTGCCCAGTCACAGAAAACGGTCAGAGAAAGGGTCTGCCCAGAGATACTGTAGGTGCCACCAGTTGAGGATTCTGTGCCTTGCTCAGGGGCACCTTGGCAGCAGGAGCATGAACTTGAACATCTCTCCATCTACCAGTTCACactttgtttttggtctgtATGGGTACTCAAACCGACGACCCTCTGGTTCCCAGGCCAAGGCCCCACAGCTActgctgcatctttttgtagtcatttgtgtcactttgataaaagtttgtattttttggtcgttgttttgtctcttttcacagttctcatctgtctctttgcagttcctttttTTGAGTCAATTCCTCAGTGTTTCATGGTAattttaagtgacattttgctAGTGAAAGCCAGTGGGGGCTCccgacactttgggcccctgggcctgtgccctgCAGGCAGTCCAAACTCTGTTTAGTAATCCATCCGTAGTAATCTGTGTGTCTACCTACTTGTACACCAACCTTTTAACTACCACTGCACTGCTGTACTTGGTTTGAAATTCTAGACctaaagtttccaaaagtaccGCAACATAAGACCCAAACAATAAGGTAAAAATGCTGGAGCCTCTTTAGGGATTTCAGTCAGAAACTGTACTTTAATGGTAAATATTACCATACTAACATAATACATCAAATTACTGCAAAGTTATTGCCACATAGACAGACCCTGGGGCACTTTTGTCcacttcaaacaaacaaaaaatcatttattcCAACAACTATAACATTATCAGAATAGAATTTTGTAaagatgttgaaaatgttcTAAGAAGGCCTATACCTGTGTATGTCTTTACGTGTTGGGTTTCCTGCACTTTGtagcctttcaaaaacaggatGCAGGAAGAAGGGGAGCTGCATTTTATAGGTTGACTCATCTCAACCGAAATGTGGCTTCAGGTTGTTGTTTATAAACTTTCCCCCACGGTAAACCGCACTGGGTCATCAGGCAGCGGCACACTTGCAAAGCTGTCTCCTCCACACGTGTTTGTTATTGTAGATGCGGGGACAGAAACGAGTGGTGAGCCTTTACAGTACCTGCACTCGCTCCAGTATGGTTTCCTCTCTGGGTTTGTGCATGACAAGATTGTACTGTCAGTTGGTGGGGGGTTGATGTGACTAATATCAACACTTCATACGCTTTTAATATTAAAGTGGTATCATAATGTCAACCTGTACTATTAGTCACCACAAACACTGAAGCATGAGATGAAAAACACCTTGGTCGGTCTCTCTGGCCTATCTTTCATGAAAACAACTGTtagaaacatacaaacaaaagctGTGGTGTCTAAGGGAACACATTAAGATCATACAATTAAAATTTACACAGTCATTCTTATAAATCCCcctttttaaaggaaattaagCTGTGTTTTCCTCTGGGATCTGGGAAAAAAGTTCTATAGATTCCTTCTCTAGCCAATGAAATGCAATTTAAATTGTAACGAATAACATGTTTGTGCATAAAAAGGTTGACACCATTCCCTCCCAGCATCCCTGCTCTCTTTAAAACAGTTACCAGCAAACGTGTTTTCAGACAAGCTGCTCCACTTCTTGGTTCCTGAATCACATCCCCATTCTTTACATGCATTACTTCACCTCTTCCTTTATAATAAGGGAAGAAGAACTTGGCATGTTTaagttttggtcttttttataGACTTGGTTTGaattacagagaaaacaaacaaaggcagCTTGTTTTAAAACCAAGACatgttggtttatttttgttgccctttgaaaaataaacaggCTTAATATCAGTATTAACCGAAACAGAGACGCAGACATGATGTAATACATATAAAGGCTAAGGTTTAACTGAGCTGGTACACTTTCTAAAGAGCAGAGTAacaacatgcacaaacagaatGGATACCAACATCGTCAACAACATCAACGTGttgaggaaaacattttaaaacaaacatctgtatTTACATCCAAATCAAACATTTAGAACGACCAGTTTTCAGTTTCACAGGATTTCTGGGAAActgcatattaaaaaaaggatctggatatgaaatattgtgatatttgactTTCTCCATGTCGCCCAGCCCTAGATAAATTCTTCAAATAAAAATTTCCACAgcttatttataataatatataacacACTGCCCCATTTCTATCAACTGCATCAGACTTGAGCTGAAGGAGTTCAAATTACTGCCTGTTCGCAGTTGCTTATGAACATATCTATAATCACATTTAGTTAAATCTAATGTAATTTCCCCACTCATTTCCAAACAACAGTTTAAAGTCCCCTTTTCAATCGGGACTTCTGCACTGTTACGTTTCATCCACCGTTCCGCAGAAATGACCTCTGCGGTGTTATAGGAAAGATTTTAGATTTCATCAGATATTCCCCAACCAAAAGGGATTCTTTGCAAGAATTTCCATCGTCTTCTCGTCATGCTGGGTATGACTGTGTGCTGTATGTTCTCACAAAGTCACCacgcacatactgtacatacattaTAATGAGTACTGTAGCGCCCTCCTTTGGCCAAAAACAGAACTTcagattttcacagtaaaaaatgGAACAGTAATATTCACATCTGTCCAACAGAGGGTGACAACACCATCACTGTCCCTAACAGGACAAGAGTATGTGGAAACTCAAATGTGACACCCATGTGATTGTTGGACACATCAATCCAAAACCGAAGGCATTAACACGCTGCCACAGCGGCCTTTACTCTTCTGGGAAAACTCTCCAGAAAATTTTGGATCCTGCCTGGCAGCAGGGATTCACACAGAGTTATTTCAAGCTGCTCTGTTAGTTTATTTGATTTCACTGTCGCTCATGGTTCGGGCTTTGCACACTCCCTTGCCAACAACTTCAAAGGCAGCTCCCTTGTAGGTTGCAACACACTGGCTGTCTGTGCGAAGGTCTGGCTGAATCTGCTCCCACACCTTCTTTTTGGGGTTCAGCTCTTTGTCTGGTTCACCTGCAATCAAGAGATAAGCTTGATGCATTAGAGGACCCTCCTTTGTTTTATAATCATCCATCACAAACACATGACGAGTCCAGGGCTGACATTACACATGTCTGACTCAGAGGAGCAAAACCACAAGAAGTAAAAATGTTGCCGCCAGTGTCTCGGGAAGATTTTCCACAAGAATATTTTAACTAGCTGCAGGAATTTGCTCCCATTCAGCCACAAGAGATCAGAGAGGTTTGGTTTTAAAGCCTGGCTCGCAGTCAGCGCTCCAAATCCTCCCAAAGGTGTTAAAGAGAGTTTTTATGGACTGTGCTTTGTGCACATGTTCAAACAGGAAAGggcatttttcaaactgatGGCAGAGAGTTGGAAGCACTTGACTGTGTATAATATTCCtatctttgtttctttgcttaAAGAAGGTTCaataacattcattttttttaaagacgaAGACAATTTGCGGATTTTGTTTTAGTGGAGCCAAACAGTGACAATCATTCAAAcacttaatattattattatgattacattCCTAGAGTTGGTTGGAAATAGTTTTATGTTAATAATGAAGCAAATTTTGAGCGAATAGTAGTTGGATATTAGGCATAGACGGTATACATAATGAAggtagctactgtgacatcatccactggtttgtggactgccgttTTGAAGCTTTGAGTTTGCTATTTTGGCCGTCGACATCTTGGTTTTCCCCCTGTACAGTTataatgaatgttgaaattagcttaagagaccaaaactttttatttttattttttaaattttatttctgctgcaaagtCAGGCATTTATCATGGGAATCAACAGGGATTTACTCgctttggagccagcctcaagtggccatctGAAGAACTgctgtttttagcacttttcgcattggctgcatttttcagcctcgaAGGCTGCAGCTTGGTTGGCAACATCCACAgttatgcttttttgttttaaaacacataactACTGCTATAGTTACACCTAGTGTCCACAATACTTCAGTGTTTTCAAACACTGCAAACGCTGCTGACCCCATTTTAGTTTCAAAAAGTTTCAGGGTTGCAGTTTGGTCTGGACGGAGGGAAATGGAGACGTTTGAAAACGACGACACAGACACCAATGTTCACTTTTCAATGAATTCTTATCAGTCAAAGTCTGTCAAGAGAAGAACATAATAGCTATAtgttttttacctgtttttcaTCATCTTGACCGCCTTATACACGTGTTACTTTTCATCAAAAGTTCCACCAtatcccagaaaaaaaaatctctggtCTTACTTTTCACCATCTTCATAAAACTTTCTGTAACTAGGCAACCAACTAGAGATTAGCCAGTATGCCAGTCTGCTTCTTATTTACATCAGCATGTGCATGCCAGTGTACATTAACAGTTGTGTGATATGCATTTCCAGGTGTTAAAATGGATTGAGATCATTTCTGAAATGGtgctaaaactgtgtgtacaaAGATGGTTTTAGTTTAAAGTgccactttaaaacaaaaaagcataaGTAAGGACATGGCCTCAGTACCTGGGAAGCCCTGAAAAGTAATTTTGTCCCCTGGTGCTGCTCCACTTGGAGGTTCAAGGATTTCAACCTTGTGTGGTGAGCTGGCACACATGATCATCGCCTGGGACAGCACTGAACTTGTTTTGGCTGGCTTTAGGTTACACAGCAGCACTGCCATGCGGTTCTGCATCTGCATGACGGACAGAcgattaaaaacatttatgcaaCCCATATGCcttacacaacacaaaacaaacaaacagaaaaggaggCAGCTAATACCAAAAGctaagaaaaagagaaatccaacatttcatgtcatgatgcatgatttttgaaaataatactaGCCTATGGTGGCTGTCCATTGAGTTACTGGCGCTGCAGTGCTGAGAAAGTAAAATGATGTGTGTTGTTGATATCAGCTAAAATACACAAACCAAAGTGTCctcaggtgttttttgtggcaatttaatttattacttaCAACTACTTAAAACAACTTTTGCATCAATCCCAGTTTAGTTGCCTGACCatataaccctttaaaacctgggcaaattggcttgatatgATTTAAAGAGATGGGTAGAATGcaaaagaaatataataaaaaatgacctaaaaatgagcacaacattagtaaaaacaaaacaaaacaagcaaacaacaaatattaaaaaaaaaaaacaaaacaaaaaacaaacaaacaggagagtaaaaaaataccacaaaaaaactgcaaaaagtgataataattctgtaataatttcaaatatataattatgataattacaaatacagctctatggactttttttcagtcatttttcttaatctactcattccttgcaatttgtgggacatttctttccaagtttcTAATtaccttttcccccatgtttttatattaaaaaaatcataacaatttgctcagggttcaaaggtttcaatacttgtgaaaggcatctgaatgcatcaaagaaaagtgatgtcccaTGTTTTAATTAGCCCTGCTGTATAAATGCAGTCCCATAAGTCACTGCCATCCAATGTACAGAAAGTGTATtacacaaaaaatcaaaaacaagggCAAACAAATGGACAAATGGCTCTTACAATAATAATAGAAGTCATTGAGGTACATCCTTTTAGTATTTACTATATGAATCTAGAATCACTCATGTTGGTCtgatgaatttttttgttttgttttcatctaaTGCCAGGGATAGTATAAATGATATGAAACAGTATTCACACAACATACTGTGTGTTTAGTTTCTCTAATATTGAAGTATAACAGAAAGTCAAAGAGTACTTACATCAAAcccaaaatgcatttctttaaatatttctcCCTGGTTTGTTTGACTgaatactaaaaacaaaacagttcacAAGCCAGTCACATTAGATTTTGATGTTAGATTTAGTGGTTCAGTCAGCGTTTTGCACAAGCCAGTTGTACTTTTACTGACCTTGCTTTGTGCAGGGGTGTGCTGTCATGTTGAAACAGGAAAAGAGCTTCCACAGACTGTTGCTGCACAGTTGGAAAAACACTACTGTCTAAAATTTAGTCTGTagcgataaaaaaaaatgtgtacactgtaaaacaaaGAATCAGAATCctgttttattgccaagtacatttacatttaaatagtataagacataagaaaaaatatagaagcaatttaaaaatataaaatgaaaaaacagaatataaagaacacaaaatgtatgtgcaAAAGGTGCAACGGAGGGATTGTACAGTTGTGCAGAAGTTCGAGTTACAGTGCAAATATCTACAGTCTAAGTAGATAAATTAACCTACAGTGTGCAGCGTAAAGAAATTCagtccagtgtgtgtttatgtaatgcataaaaactgatttagtctaacattaatgtaatgttttcagactcTGGGGCTGGATTagagtgtgtgttgtgggggtgggggagggggctGGAGTATGGTTCATGATGTCGACAGCAGAGGGGAAGAAACTGTTGTTGAGTTGTGAGGTTTTGGTCCTGATGGACTGCAGCCTCTTACCAGAGGGGAGGGTTTGGAAAAGTCCGTGTCCGGGGTTGAGAGGGGTCGGTCACAATTCTACCTGCATGCCTCAGGGCAGGTGGCAGCCAGTATCCCTCTCTGCAGTGCGGATGATTCGCTGCAGCTGGTTCTTGTCTCTCGCCGTGGCTGCAGCGTACCGCactgtgatggaggaggtgaggatggacttGATGATGGCGGTGTAGAGGTGCACCATCACTGTCTTTGGCAGGTTGAATTTCTTCAGCTGCCGCAGGAAGTACATCCTGTGCTTTCTTGATGACGGGGCTAATGTTCAGCTTCCACTTGAGGTCCTGGGTGATGATGGTCCCCAGGAGGCGGAAAGACGCCCCAGTGGAAACTGGGGAATCACAGAGGGTGATGGGGGTGAGGCGATCCTTCTTAAGTCCACTACCATCTCCACTGTCTTCAGAGCATTAAGTCCTGGCTGCACCAGGTCACCAGATGGTCAACCTCCCACCTGTAGGAGGACTCATGCCCACCAGAGATGAGTCCAAAGAGGGTGGTGTCTTCTGCGAACTTGAGGAGCTTGACGAACTTTTGATTTGAGGTGCAGCTGTTTGTGTACAAAGGGGcccaaaccaaataaaacagttCCAGATCAAAAGTATGTGAACTACTAAACCAGTCAAAAGGCAGCAGTAGCCAGCTGCAGTCAGAAATCTCCTCATAAAGCCGCTCTATAAACAGCCATCACTGCAGCACCATCAGCAGTTTCAAGAAGCGAATCCAACATTTTATGTCTGTGCATTGAAAGGTTTCTTCTTTCAGATATTTATCTGAGGTTTTACATATTTTGGTAAAGTCAGACAGTGTTTTAGAGACATGACCTCAGCAGACATATGTTTCGATTTAAACGACTCTATATGACAATGTGTTCACATTCTTTTGGTTTgggctggttttttttttttatgtcttaggGAAATATTGCTGCTACtgctaaaatgatattttagacAAGAGTGTAGCTTTGAGGCAATAGTTTAGTGAAGGACATTTCCTGCTTCAACATGACAATTTCCTGGAGAGCCGCCTGCACAGAGCCGAGACCTCAGCGCTGTCTGACCCCTTTGTGATGTGGAATGGTGACTGTGAGCCAAATGTACTCTACTTTCATTTTGggagattattttaagtaaaatgaagAGTCTTGGACtgtcacaaaattaagtaatcACTTTGGGCTCTTGAAAATGGtgatgaacatttttctttttttttcttttttttttttttacatttttttaactaaacaaTTGATCATTTAATTGTAGAAAAAGGTCAGCAGATTAGtcgataataaaaataatctctaGTTGCAACTTGAGTCTGTTGACATTACACTGAAAATTCATTTGCCGCTCTTTTGATAATCCGTCTATTGTCCCTTTCTCTGCTTTAGtctgttttatatgtttatacatttaaaatctttggaTACAAAATGAGAAATCTAAATGCTGCATGTTGGTTTTGGGGACATTGTTGTGaacatttctatttattctcTACTATTCTAAAAACCTACAGACAAAACTATTTATCAAGAAAAGAATTAGTAGGTTTATTGTTCAGATAAAATAATCTCCAGTTGAAACCCCTTgattatatatacacatttttttaatcacatggtattcaataaatgtatttatcccACTGCACAAGTTATTACATAGGAGTTATACTGTACCTGGTCCAGAGGTATGTGCTTAGCGAGCTCGCTGACCACCGTCCTGGGAGAAGTCTCTCCAACGTCGACCTGCTCCACATACAGGCTGTCCATCTCTGGAAGCTGCAGAGCTGTGATTATACGTCCAACGCGCAGGTCCAGGCGAGACACGTCTACCTGAGCTTCTTCTGGGCTCGGGGCCGCCTGCTTCTTCTCTGCTTTCTCACCTCCTGGCAAAGAAAGACGAGCACTATTATAATAATCTTGCACACAAACTCAGCATGGATTTAGCCTTGAAATCATGTGTCACTGAAATGTTTCCTTGCAATTAATTTGCTCTGTGAGCAGAAAACTGATGTAATGATgcacttttgtgttttggagCATTTTCAGCAGAGAACGTCTGACAGTAAATATTCATCAAGTTAAGGAAAGATTGGCTGAAGAGAGACATCTGTTAAGATTTTTATTCCAATAAACTAACTGAGCGAGatattatgaaaaaagaaagtggtTTTGCCAAGTTATTGGGAAACAATATTAAAAGGTCATAGTGGAAACTATCTTGGACAGCTGTAAAATGCAGCATGCAATAAATATTGTGGGTAATGACACGCTTCCAAATTTGTGTCAACAGTTTGGGGAAGACCCTTTCCTGTTTCAACACGCCAAGACCCCGGCCCCTGGCCCCCCAGCCCCGGCACAAAGACAGGTCTACAGAGAAGAACTTAACTGAACTGTGCAGAGCTCTGACCTCAACACTGGCTGACACATTTGGGATGAAGTGGAATGCAGACTGGGAGCCAGACTTTACCGTCCAAAATGAGTGCCTGACCTCACTAATGCTCTTTTGGCTGAATGGAAGAAAATCCTGTGAAAGCCTTTGAGGAGAACCGAGGCAGCGTGTTAATGCCAGTGGTTTTGGAGGGACACGTCTCTGAAGTACACATAATGGAAAAGAAAGGCTGGAAGAGGTCTGTCTTTTTCCTCGTTTTCCTACTTTTCTCCTGTTACAGCTCAGATTCACCTGCAGACAGTTTGCTGCTGGTGTGAGTACACAGCTGTAACTGC
Proteins encoded in this window:
- the LOC121942045 gene encoding aminoacyl tRNA synthase complex-interacting multifunctional protein 1-like, which produces MQSATLCGRMGRSEELSDFQRGTVVGCHLCKKSVREISALLNLPRSTVSAVILKWKRGGITTALPRSGRPHKLKEEDRQVLEKVALENCLPSVEALTAEFQSASGATVSPRTVRRELHEMGFRGRVSTYNKPKGGEKAEKKQAAPSPEEAQVDVSRLDLRVGRIITALQLPEMDSLYVEQVDVGETSPRTVVSELAKHIPLDQMQNRMAVLLCNLKPAKTSSVLSQAMIMCASSPHKVEILEPPSGAAPGDKITFQGFPGEPDKELNPKKKVWEQIQPDLRTDSQCVATYKGAAFEVVGKGVCKARTMSDSEIK